GCCAAAATCGCCACGGATAAAAATGGAAGGCAAATAGGCATAATACCCTTTACCGTCGCTTTTAATGCATTCTTTCCATGCTTCACCTGTTTCCCCTTTCCATCGGTATGAATTAATCATGCCGGTTAGAATAATGGCTACTACCATCAGGTAAGCGATAATATATGAATGTTTCAATTTCACGAATTAAAAACGTCGAGTGCTTGTTCAATATCCGACCACAAAAGTTGACTCTCTTCTAAGCCAAAATAAAAGCGAACCATATTCCAGGGATGTTGATGTTGTTCCGCTTCGGTTTGATAAAAAGTACATATCGGAAGTTGGAGCGATTCATATCCGCCCCAGCTTACGGCCATACGGAAATACTTCAACCGGTTGCAAAAGTCCTCCATTTCTTTTATGCTTTTTGCTTTGAAGCACACACTGAGGAGTCCGCCATTGCCCGACATCTGTTTTCTGACCAGATCGATTTGTTCTGAATTTTCGGAATGCGTAAAATAAATACGTTCAACTTCTTTTCGTGATTTAAGTTGATCAGCAATGAATTTTGCATTGCCTGAACTTTTTTCAAAACGCAAATGAAGCGTTCGGAGTCCACGTAAAATCAACCACGATTCTATCGGCGAAGCAATAGCGCCAAGCGTCATGAATTCCGATTTAAGAATGGATTGAATGATTTCTTTGCGGGAGCAAATAACTCCTGCTACAACATCGGAATGCCCATTAAAATATTTTGTTGCAGAATGAATCACTATATCAATTCCGAATGAAATCGGTTGCTGAATAATTCCTGCTGAAAAACTATTATCACAAATGGTGCGTATGTTTTTGCTTTTCGCAAATTGTGCAATCACTTCCAGATCCTGAACATCGAATAAAATCGAATTGGGAGATTCAAGGTAGATGAGCGTAGTGTTCTCTCTAACATGCGATAAAAACGATTCGCTGTTTGTACCATCTGCAAATGTGCATTCAACGCCAAAGCGATTTAATAATCCGGAAATGAGATAATGCGCCCAGGAGTAGGGGTGACTCACACACAATATATGGTCGCCCGCTTTTACTGAATTAATCACCGCAGCACTTATGGCCGCAGCGCCGCTCGAAAGGACCAATGCATCTTCCGATTTTTCCAGGGCTGCAAGTTTTTCTCTTAAAACAGAAACTGTAGGATTCACCCCACGGGTGTAAAGCGGTGCTGTACTTTCATGCTGAAATGCGTTTCGAAATGAAGCTACATCCGGAAAGCAGAAATTACTGGTTTGATAAATAGGAGGAGCAACAGCATTTTTCCATTCGCTGTGGTTTTCTCCCAATAGAAATAATAATTCAGAAAAATCCTGATCCATAAAAAAAGGGCCCCCTTAGAGAGAGCCCTTCAATAATAAGGAGAATTTCGCTTATTTCAATTTGAATTCTGCTTTCACTTTCGATACGAAATCTAATTTTTCCCAAGGGAATAACTCAACAGTAACTTTTTTCTCGTTGTCTTTTCCTTTGTTAAACACTTTTGTAACTTTTTTAGGCTCGCGACCCATATGTCCGTAAGCTGCAGTTTCTGCATAAATAGGTGTACGCAATGAAAAGCGTGTTTCGATGGCGTATGGACGCATATCAAAAATCTTCGCTAATTTTTTCGCGATTTCACCATCGGTCATATTTACTTTCGCTGATCCATAGGTGTTCACATATAAACCAACAGGTTCTGCAACACCAATGGCATAAGCAACCTGAACTAATGCTTCATCGCATAATCCTGCTGCAACAATATTTTTTGCAATGTGGCGTGTTGCATAGGCTGCAGAGCGGTCAACTTTACTCGGATCTTTTCCGGAGAAAGCTCCTCCACCATGTGCACCTTTTCCACCATAGGTATCAACGATGATTTTGCGTCCGGTTAATCCGGTATCACCGTGTGGACCTCCAATTACGAATTTTCCGGTTGGATTGATATGGTATTTGATTTTATCGTTGAATAAAACCTGAACGCGCTTAGGAAGTTTTTTCATTACGCGTGGAATCAAAATGCTGATCACATCTTTCTTAATCTGATCCAACATTTTTTTCTCAGCAGCGAAATCATCGTGCTGTGTCGAAATTACGATTGCATCAATACGAACCGGTTGGTTGTGGTCGTTATACTCAATGGTAACCTGACTTTTTGCGTCCGGACGAAGATACTTCATCACTTTTCCTTCGCGGCGAATATCTGCTAATTCGCGGAGTAAAAGGTGTGCAATTTCCAATGGAAGTGGCATGTAAGTATCTGTTTCGCGGCAAGCGTAACCAAACATCATTCCCTGGTCACCTGCTCCTTGTTTCCATGGATCTTTCTTTTCAACCCCTTGATTGATATCCGGAGATTGTTCATGGATGGCAGAAAGGATTCCGCAAGAATTGGCTTCGAACATATATTCAGCCTTGGTGTATCCGATTTTACGGATAACATCGCGGGCGATATCCTGAACATCTAAATAAGCTTTCGATTTTACCTCTCCGGCAAGAACAACTTGTCCGGTTGTCACCAATGTTTCGCAGGCAACTTTTGAAGCTGGATCATAAGCCAGAAAATGATCAATCAGCGCGTCCGAAATTTGATCGGCCACTTTGTCGGGATGTCCTTCAGAAACGGACTCAGATGTAAATAAATACGGCATGTTTAAAGGTGTTATTTAACGATGCGGCAAAAATAAGAAAAGGAAATGGGATTTGGGAATAGCTTATTACAATATAAGTTAAATGCTAAGTGTCTATTTAACAGGGTTTTATTGGTGGGGATGTATTCTTCATCAAAAGGAAACGATATCTTTCGTTCGATTTGTTTGAATAAAAGACACGCTGCAAACAGGATTTTACAGCAATTGGCTTGTTGGTTTGGAGGGGGATTTTTATTCGTATTTTATATGAAAGGAATTTCAGAAAAAAATAATTCTAAGTTTATCCCGGAATAATAATTGCGCCATGGAAATTAATTTTACGCACCACCATTTAGTTGACCGGTTCATTCGCTATACCGCTATCGATACACAGTCGGATCCTTCGTCAACCACTTGTCCTTCTACCGAAAAACAAAAAAATCTTGCAAAGGTTTTGGTGGAAGAACTAAAAGCAATGGGAATAAGTGATGCCATGATGGATGAACATGGTTATGTTTATGCCACTATTCCAGCAACCAGTAAAAAATTGGTTCCCGTTATTTGTTTTTGTTCGCATATGGATACATCACCCGATTGTTCGGGTGAACATGTAAAGGCCGTTATTCATAATAATTATCAGGGAGGAGATATTGTCCTTCCCGGCGATAATTCCATTATCATTCGTGCCAATGAACATCCTGCTTTACGGGAGCAGATCGGACAAGATATTATTACTTCCGACGGAACCACCTTGCTGGGTGCCGATAATAAGGCAGGTGTTGCCGCCATTATGAATGCTGCGGAATTTTTGATGCAACATCCGGAAATTCCACATGGAGCCATTCGCATTTTGTTTACGCCCGATGAGGAAATTGGACGAGGAGTGGATAAAGTAGATATGAAAAAGTTGAATGCCGATTTTGCTTATACCATCGACGGCGAAACCTTGGGTCATATTGAAGATGAAACTTTTTCTGCAGATGGTGTAACGGTGGTTATTCATGGAATACCCACGCATCCGGGATTTGCGAAAGGGAAAATGGTCAATGCCTTAAAAATCGCTTCAGATTTTGTAGCAGCATTACCAAAACATGATCGCTCGCCGGAGACAACGGCCGACAGAGAACCGTTTTTTCATCCGGTTTCCATTTCGGGCAACATCGAAATTTGTTCGGTCGGATTTATCATTCGCGATTTTAATACAGCAGGTTTAGCAGTACTTGAAAATGAATTAAAAGAAATTCTTCACCGTGTGATGGAACATTATCCGGGAGCTTCGTTTGATTTTATCGTTAAAGAACAATACCGGAATATGAAAGAAATTCTTGATCAGCATCCCTATGTGGTTGATCACGCAGTGGAAGCTATACAGCGGTCGGGATTAAAAGTACACCGCGGTGGAATAAGGGGTGGAACGGATGGTTCGCGACTTTCATTTATGGGACTGCCTTGTCCGAATATTTTTGCCGGCGAACACGCTTTTCACAGTAAATACGAATGGGTGAGTGTCCGCGATATGCAAAAAGCCAGTGAAACCATTGTGCACTTATCGATGATCTGGGAAGAGAAATCGAAATGAGGTTGAGTTTCCCGTTTATTTTTTCCGGTAATTCTGCAATGATTTTTCCAGACCTGCAATCATCTCATCGCGCAACCATTGTGGTTTTATTACTTCCACTTCACTGCCATAGGAACGAATCGCCATTCGCAATTCGGGTGATGGAATCACATATAGTGAAATAATTAATTCATCACTGGTTTCACGCACTATTTTTTGTGTAGCATGCAATGCTTGTGTTTTAACGTAAAGTGCATCGTGACCCGAAAACTTTAATTCTATGGTTTCCGGAATCATTTTGTCGACCGTAATTCCAAAGGAGTGTTTAAAATAGTTTTCCGGATCGAAGGATTTTTCCAGGTGAAATTTTTCTTTTACAATTTCTGTTTTCAGCATCCGCTCTAAGCCGAACGTGCGCAATGCTTTGTCGCCCGCGCTCCACCCAATCACGTACCAGCGATTTCTGTATTCGCGCAGTAAATAGGGATGCAGCGTTTTCTGCGATTTTTTTCCGCTTGTAAACGAATGATAATCGAATTGCACCACCTGATGATGAATGATCGCAGAGGTAAATAATTCGAGCAGGGATTGATCCATTCCTGTCGGATGATCTTCCACCTGAATAATTTTATTGAAATTCGATTCCCCGGCAGCGCGTGAAATATTTACAGTTTCCATTATTTTTCCAATCGCTTCTTCGAAGCGACCTAAAATTCCTGTTCCGTTAAATTGTTTGAGAATACCTGCTGCAAATTCGATGGCCATTAAATCGTCTTCTTTTAACGGAATTTTAGAAATGGAGTAGTTATCGTCGGTATACAAATATCCCTTATGCGCCTTTGAATATTCAATGGGTGCTTCAAATCCGAGTCCCTCATCAAATCGCATGGCGTAGATGTCTTTTTGAATGGTGGATTCAGAAAAAGTTTTACCTAAAATCTCTTCGCATTTATCAGCCAGTTCCGCCAGATTGGGGAATGGTTTTTGTTTATTCCTTAAAGCGGAATCTATAATGCGGTAGCGAATGTAGGCTTCCTTATTGGCAGGCATGATTTGTTTTTTTTCGAAGATACCAAATTCTGACTCCTATTTACTTCGCACTACGGTGATAAATTAGCGCAAAAATTAAGTTTCAGCGGTTTTTTTCGGAACAACGCAGGTTCTTTGCGTTCTACAACCCGATGTTTGTCAAAATGATTTTTATGAATGCTCGTTTTTCATTTCCCTCTTTTCCCGCTTCTTTGCGACTCAGCTACAAGCGTACGCGTTTCGAAGATTTGGATGATCGCCTGGTGGCCTGGCATCTTTTTCACCTTGGTGGCAGGTATTATGAAGCTGAAATGGAAGCGATCTATTTTGGTGGTCCCTATGGCGCAAAAGTGTTTTATTCTTTAAATTGAATTAATCCGATGGCAGGATATTTCGTAACGCGAAAAAAACGGGTGGTGGTGGAATTGGATGAAATTGTGTTTTTGTCCGACTGCAAATCCCCCGAGGAAGCAAAACGAAGGGCTTTGAGCGGAGAGGGTCAGTTGCTGCGTGGTTCGGAGAAGTATGTCCAGCGCAAAGGCAGGGATAAAATTATAGAGGCAGAAGAAGTGATGGAGGCCTGATTATTTCATTACCAGCTCCCACGATTTTACGATGGTTTTTCCCTTTTTAATTTCTTTAGGAGGCATTTTTTTATAGAGCACTTCGGTGAATAACATGTACTCCCGTTTATTAAAAAGTTCCACTTTTACCCAGCAGAATTCCAGTGCTTCGGGATTAAACAGTTCCATATCGGGAACCTCCCAGCTAAAGGTGAAAATTTTCCCGAACCGGCTTTCCGCAATAGCGAGGGAGTGACCATGATCGGGATCGAAACCAATGGAGCGAACGCTGTTATGAAACAATGGAAATAACATCCCATGTTCCAATAACTGATTTAATGTTTTTCTGAAGTTCTTTTTACGCGCGCTGTGGCGGATATTCATTACGGCTCTTCTTCCGGGCACCACTCCCAGCAATAACAGGTCATCGTCTAAATCTTCCCAATGGAGAATCGCTTTTCCTCCTTCTGTAACTGCATCCATTCCCAGAAAAAAATCATCTTCCAGTAAATTGTACCATCCTCCGGATTTCATGGAAGAAATTTTATTTCTGCACGTTTCCCAGGTCTTTTCACTCAGTGAAGAAGAACGGAGCAATAGGGCGGGACCCTTGATTTGGATGGACAGCGTAGCCATTGGGAACGAAAATAACGGAATATTCGTACCGAGAGGCCATTCTGTTTATTACTTGTGCCGGATGTTAAAAACGCAGCACCTGGTTTACCTTAAAGCGGAAGCCAGATGGATCAATTCGAAATTGTTTTTCTGCATCAGGCCTGTGCTTCTGCCATTTCAAATTCAAACTCCCGGTTAAGCACGGCCATTACCTGTTTGCAAATTTCTTGTCCGCAACCCTCCGCATTCGCCGGCTCTGCACCATCGAGGTGATAGGTAGAAAAGGCGGTTGCAGCGTTAAGTAAGGTGTAAAAACTATGTTTTCTACCCTTGCGTTCGATCGACAAGAGGTTGTCGAATGCGTTAATCTGACTGATGATCCCTTTTCCGGAATAGGTTTTATGTTTCAGGAAGTTTTTCTGCAACACCTCCACCACGCGGTAACGAATCTCCTCGCAGATTTCGTCGCTGGCCACCAATACATCGAAGCGATTCAGTTTACTGTACAGGTCAATGCGGGCCGATTCATATTGACGAATGATTCGTATGGCATTTTGTTTGCGTTCTTCTGCACCCCCGGGGTGAATAAATAATGGGGCAATTTTTTCGGTGTAGCGATTTCCTCTTCCCTCGGAAAAATGAAAACTCGCGAGGTAAGATTTTCCGCTGCTTTCATGGGAGGCCACCAATAACAAATATTCCCGAACCGATTCGCCGTTAATACGCAAACCCTCCTGCATATTCTTTAAAAAGAAAAAGGTTTTTTTTCCTTCCTTCCACTCGCGCTCGCCCGAAAAGCGAAAATTCCCGGCTCTGGCGATTTCATAAGCAAGGTCGCGCACCGGAGCGAGCATGATTTCTTTTTCATCCTGACGATAAACTGTTTTAAGCGCCTGGGCACTTCTGTTCCAGTTTTCAATGTTCCGCGATAATGGTAAAACCTGTGCATTCATGATCGTTTGTATTAGAGCTGGGAACATTCCCAAAGCTTACGATACAAAAATCTATAGCCAGAACGCAAAGGAAATGCGTTCAGAAATATTTACAACGCAAATACAATGCGTTCTGCCTGTAATTCGCGCATTTTAATTCGTAAAATGAACAGGGATTGAACTATTTTTACAGTCCATGTTTGCCATTATCGATATCGAAACAACAGGATTAGATCCAAAAAAGGATAAAATCACAGAAATCGCTATTGTATTGCATGATGGACTCGGAATAACGGAGCAATTTTCCACCTTGATCGATCCACAACGCAGTATTCCGCAGCATATCTCCCGCATTACCGGAATTCATAATGAAATGGTAAAGGGACAACCCCGTTTTTTTGAGGTGGCAAAAAAAATTCTGGACCTCACACGCGACCGCATTTTTGTGGCGCACAATGTTGAATTCGATTTTCGTTTTATTGAGGAAGAATTTAAATCGCTGGGTTATCCCTATAAGCGCGAAAAATTATGTACGGTTCGCTTAAGCAGAAAATTATTGCCCAAACGATATTCCTATTCACTGGGAAAATTATGCGAATCATTGCAGATTCCGCTTCTCAATGCACACCGGGCAGCCGCTGATGCCTATGCAACGGCGCAATTGTTTTCGTATCTGATGCAGTTAAAAAGCGCTCATCCCTTATATAAATACCAGGATATTCATGCTTTAAATACTGGTAGGGTTCAAAAAATCCAGCAATACATCTTGGCCAAACTTCCGGAGCGTATTGGTGTATATAAATTTTATAATCGTCAGCATGAACTGATTTACATTGGTAAAAGCACCAATCTTCGTCAGCGCGCCATTCAACATTACAATTCCAAAGAAAAGAAAACCCGGCAGATGATTGCCGAGATTCACAATGTGGAATTTGAGGAAACGGGAACAGAACTAATTGCATTGCTGCTCGAATCGGAGGAAATAAAACGACACCAACCCAAATATAACCGCGCAAGAAGGAAAAATGCCTTTGCCTATGCTATTGATACATTTTTTGATGATAAAGGAATCCGGAATTTTAAAATAGTTCCAACGGCTGAAGCTGCTTTTCCACTTCGGTTATTTCATACCTGGATTTCTGCCCGCTCGGTGTTAAATGAGGGAATGGACCATGCGGGGATTTGTCCCAAATTCTGCGGATTGTATGAGCACGAGGGACCATGCTTTAACCACCAGATCAGAAAATGTTCGGGGATTTGTTGCGGAAAAGAAGAGATCGACCGTTATAATCAGGCAACCGAAGTGTGGATGAATCGTTTTGGAGTAAACAATGAAACCCGCGTTATCTGGGGAGAGGGCAGAAGTGAATCGGAAAAAAGTTTTGTGCTGGTTTACCACGGAAAATTTAGTGGCTATGGTTATTTAAACAGGGAACTAGAAATGAATAATCCCGACGATTTGCTTCAACGGGTGGTGCCGTTTGATTATTACCCGGATGCAGATGATTTAATCCTTGCATTTGAAAAGAAAAAAGAAAATGCAGAAATAAAAAATAGTATTCATCATGATTAAGAAAAATACAATTGTCATTTCCCTCGTTTTATTTCTCTTTTCTGCAATAAGCGTCAAAGCCCAGGATTGGTATTTTTTTCAGGAAAATAATCAAACCGGTCTTTACACTAAAGAGCAATTTACAGCGTTGGCCGAACGAAGATTTGATCAGGTTATGGTTTTAAATGATCATGCCGTACTCGCTCTTGAAAAGAAAAATGTACATGTTTTTCAATCCGGGAAAAAAGAAATTGTTTATTCCAATGCATCCATTGAAGAAGATAAACATGGAAATGTGTATTTGATTTCGGCGGATGCTCAGCGATCATTGTTATTCCACAATAAACAATTGCACAGCGAAAAACCATTTTTTGCAGGTGAATGGGAATACACCGGTACAGCTGATTTTTTCATTGTGCATATTGCGGGTCGTTGTGCTTTGTTTCGTGCAAATCAATACCAATTGCAATGTCCGGTAGAATATGATTCTATTGTGAAAAATGAATTGGGATTTTTTCTGTTTAAAGGAAAGAATGCACAATTAGTGAATCAATCAGGTACATCCGTTTCACTTCTTTATAATCAGGTTTTGGTGACTCCCGAATATTTTTGCTATACCGAAAACGGAAAGCGATTTTATAAAAATAGCAATAGCTCCATCAGTTCAGAATATGATCCTGCCAGAGTAAAGGGCATTGTCGGAAATTTGCTTTTTACCCGTTCCGGAACGCTTGTAAATTCTTCCGGAAAATTAATCATGGGTTATATCAATGGTGCGGGATGGATAAGCCATAATGCGTGTTATTTTTTGCAGGGAGAACAATATGGATTGATGCAGGCTGATGGAAAAATTCTAATTCCCGCAAGGTATTCAACCATGCAATCGCTTGGAGGAACTGATCGTTGCGTAGCATTTAAATCCGGTGCAGGTAATTGGGAGGTGTTTTCGGCTAATGGTAAAAAAGTGGGCACTTGTAGTTCCATTTCTGCTAAGGGAGAATTAAAATTACTTCAATTTGAAAATGGGACAAAGGAATTGATTAGTAAATCCGGAAAAGTCCTTGCACAGGGAGCGATTGTGGATTTCCAGCATCCTTTCGATTTTATGGATGAAACATTGATAACGAAAAACCGCTTGATCGTTAGCTATGCAGATTCAGTGAAAATTCTTGATTTGGATTTGGAAAAGGAAATCATTCATGGTCCCTTTCAATTTTTATTTTTTGTAGATGGTGTGTATGGGTTTACGGATCAAAAACAAGTACATGTCTATACCGAAAACGGCGAAAAATTTATGCCCAAACAAAGCCTCGAAGTAGTAAGCTATTTTGGAGAGGGCGTTTTTTTACTGGGGAATACACTGGAGGTTTTTATCATGAATCGAAAAGGACTTTCACTTTGCAATAAAACATTTTCTGAAGCTTTTGCTTTATACCATGGTGAATTTGTGGGACGAAAAGACCGTCGCTATTTTTTATATGATAAATCCGGAAAAGAATTAGCATCGGCAGATTCAGCTATAATGATGGATCGTGCAGCAGTGGCATTGAAGACGGGAAATGAAAACTGGCGGGTGTATGTGACCAAATACCACGATTTTTTGAAAAGTGATTTTCAGGAAATTTTATCGTATCGCATCGGGGCTAATTTTTTCGATCCCGTGCAATTTTACGGACTCAGTCAAAAAGATACCACCTGGTTTTATTCCGATGGCGAAGGCGAGTTTTTCTATTATCCGGGTGGAGTAAATGAAGGACTGAATTATTTTATTGCCGGATCTACAATAGAAAATGCGCGTTTAGTTCCAGTTGTTTATTCAGAAAAAGCGGGACGAATTTTTAAAACGGCAATGATTCCGGTGTATGACCGGAATGATGTTGCAAAAGTAGAATGGAAAGCAATTACAGCCCCTAAATTCAATCCGGGTAAATTGAATATTTGGATCAGCGATCGTCCGGTTTTTACACAAGGTGTAGATGAAGTAAAAGTGAATATGCGGACCTATTTCGCAAATGATCCGAACGCTTTTTATTTTGATCATTATGTTTCATTTACGGAAACGGATCCGTTTTCATTCGGACAAAGTTCCGATTCAATGGTAATTGTCCCTTCACCATTATTGTTTTCCCGTAATGGAAAATGGGGCGCCGCACATTGGAATGGTTCTGAATTTATTCCTGCAGAATACGATTTTATCAGCGAATTCAGGATGAATGATGAATGGTGTTGGGTGGCGAAGAAGAAAAATGAATTGTTTGTTTTTGATTCCGACGGCGTACTACTCATGAAAGATCAGGTTGATTTTGCTATGCCGGTTTATGATGTGAATACGATGCAAGTCATAGCGTTTCTATTAAACCGAGGAGGTAAGGAGATCATTTCATCCTCTTCGGGTACCGGAACAACCAAAAAAATAAAAGGCGGTAAATTTTCGATATTAAAAGGAAACAGCAACTCTTTTCCTGCAACTTATTCCGGTGAAATAGAATTTAATTTGGATGATCAACACGTAATCTTCAATTCGCGCACTTCCGATTGGTCAGGTGTGCTCCGTATTCATCCTACGGCCAAAATCATTTATCGCGATGGTAAAAAAGAAAAAACAGAACTGTATTAATGGGTTTTGCTTTTCATTTCTTTCTGCCAGGATAAAAATCCGAATACCGCTAAAATGGTAAAAACGAGATATTCCATCGAGAACAGATGAATTCCTTTTACCCAATATAAAAGGGTGCAAAGGGTATCGGTAACTATCCAGATGATCCAGGATTCTATTT
The DNA window shown above is from Flavobacteriales bacterium and carries:
- a CDS encoding 3'-5' exoribonuclease, which codes for MFAIIDIETTGLDPKKDKITEIAIVLHDGLGITEQFSTLIDPQRSIPQHISRITGIHNEMVKGQPRFFEVAKKILDLTRDRIFVAHNVEFDFRFIEEEFKSLGYPYKREKLCTVRLSRKLLPKRYSYSLGKLCESLQIPLLNAHRAAADAYATAQLFSYLMQLKSAHPLYKYQDIHALNTGRVQKIQQYILAKLPERIGVYKFYNRQHELIYIGKSTNLRQRAIQHYNSKEKKTRQMIAEIHNVEFEETGTELIALLLESEEIKRHQPKYNRARRKNAFAYAIDTFFDDKGIRNFKIVPTAEAAFPLRLFHTWISARSVLNEGMDHAGICPKFCGLYEHEGPCFNHQIRKCSGICCGKEEIDRYNQATEVWMNRFGVNNETRVIWGEGRSESEKSFVLVYHGKFSGYGYLNRELEMNNPDDLLQRVVPFDYYPDADDLILAFEKKKENAEIKNSIHHD
- the metK gene encoding methionine adenosyltransferase codes for the protein MPYLFTSESVSEGHPDKVADQISDALIDHFLAYDPASKVACETLVTTGQVVLAGEVKSKAYLDVQDIARDVIRKIGYTKAEYMFEANSCGILSAIHEQSPDINQGVEKKDPWKQGAGDQGMMFGYACRETDTYMPLPLEIAHLLLRELADIRREGKVMKYLRPDAKSQVTIEYNDHNQPVRIDAIVISTQHDDFAAEKKMLDQIKKDVISILIPRVMKKLPKRVQVLFNDKIKYHINPTGKFVIGGPHGDTGLTGRKIIVDTYGGKGAHGGGAFSGKDPSKVDRSAAYATRHIAKNIVAAGLCDEALVQVAYAIGVAEPVGLYVNTYGSAKVNMTDGEIAKKLAKIFDMRPYAIETRFSLRTPIYAETAAYGHMGREPKKVTKVFNKGKDNEKKVTVELFPWEKLDFVSKVKAEFKLK
- a CDS encoding aminotransferase class V-fold PLP-dependent enzyme, with the protein product MDQDFSELLFLLGENHSEWKNAVAPPIYQTSNFCFPDVASFRNAFQHESTAPLYTRGVNPTVSVLREKLAALEKSEDALVLSSGAAAISAAVINSVKAGDHILCVSHPYSWAHYLISGLLNRFGVECTFADGTNSESFLSHVRENTTLIYLESPNSILFDVQDLEVIAQFAKSKNIRTICDNSFSAGIIQQPISFGIDIVIHSATKYFNGHSDVVAGVICSRKEIIQSILKSEFMTLGAIASPIESWLILRGLRTLHLRFEKSSGNAKFIADQLKSRKEVERIYFTHSENSEQIDLVRKQMSGNGGLLSVCFKAKSIKEMEDFCNRLKYFRMAVSWGGYESLQLPICTFYQTEAEQHQHPWNMVRFYFGLEESQLLWSDIEQALDVFNS
- a CDS encoding WG repeat-containing protein; this encodes MIKKNTIVISLVLFLFSAISVKAQDWYFFQENNQTGLYTKEQFTALAERRFDQVMVLNDHAVLALEKKNVHVFQSGKKEIVYSNASIEEDKHGNVYLISADAQRSLLFHNKQLHSEKPFFAGEWEYTGTADFFIVHIAGRCALFRANQYQLQCPVEYDSIVKNELGFFLFKGKNAQLVNQSGTSVSLLYNQVLVTPEYFCYTENGKRFYKNSNSSISSEYDPARVKGIVGNLLFTRSGTLVNSSGKLIMGYINGAGWISHNACYFLQGEQYGLMQADGKILIPARYSTMQSLGGTDRCVAFKSGAGNWEVFSANGKKVGTCSSISAKGELKLLQFENGTKELISKSGKVLAQGAIVDFQHPFDFMDETLITKNRLIVSYADSVKILDLDLEKEIIHGPFQFLFFVDGVYGFTDQKQVHVYTENGEKFMPKQSLEVVSYFGEGVFLLGNTLEVFIMNRKGLSLCNKTFSEAFALYHGEFVGRKDRRYFLYDKSGKELASADSAIMMDRAAVALKTGNENWRVYVTKYHDFLKSDFQEILSYRIGANFFDPVQFYGLSQKDTTWFYSDGEGEFFYYPGGVNEGLNYFIAGSTIENARLVPVVYSEKAGRIFKTAMIPVYDRNDVAKVEWKAITAPKFNPGKLNIWISDRPVFTQGVDEVKVNMRTYFANDPNAFYFDHYVSFTETDPFSFGQSSDSMVIVPSPLLFSRNGKWGAAHWNGSEFIPAEYDFISEFRMNDEWCWVAKKKNELFVFDSDGVLLMKDQVDFAMPVYDVNTMQVIAFLLNRGGKEIISSSSGTGTTKKIKGGKFSILKGNSNSFPATYSGEIEFNLDDQHVIFNSRTSDWSGVLRIHPTAKIIYRDGKKEKTELY
- the pepT gene encoding peptidase T; translated protein: MNFTHHHLVDRFIRYTAIDTQSDPSSTTCPSTEKQKNLAKVLVEELKAMGISDAMMDEHGYVYATIPATSKKLVPVICFCSHMDTSPDCSGEHVKAVIHNNYQGGDIVLPGDNSIIIRANEHPALREQIGQDIITSDGTTLLGADNKAGVAAIMNAAEFLMQHPEIPHGAIRILFTPDEEIGRGVDKVDMKKLNADFAYTIDGETLGHIEDETFSADGVTVVIHGIPTHPGFAKGKMVNALKIASDFVAALPKHDRSPETTADREPFFHPVSISGNIEICSVGFIIRDFNTAGLAVLENELKEILHRVMEHYPGASFDFIVKEQYRNMKEILDQHPYVVDHAVEAIQRSGLKVHRGGIRGGTDGSRLSFMGLPCPNIFAGEHAFHSKYEWVSVRDMQKASETIVHLSMIWEEKSK
- a CDS encoding WYL domain-containing protein; the encoded protein is MPANKEAYIRYRIIDSALRNKQKPFPNLAELADKCEEILGKTFSESTIQKDIYAMRFDEGLGFEAPIEYSKAHKGYLYTDDNYSISKIPLKEDDLMAIEFAAGILKQFNGTGILGRFEEAIGKIMETVNISRAAGESNFNKIIQVEDHPTGMDQSLLELFTSAIIHHQVVQFDYHSFTSGKKSQKTLHPYLLREYRNRWYVIGWSAGDKALRTFGLERMLKTEIVKEKFHLEKSFDPENYFKHSFGITVDKMIPETIELKFSGHDALYVKTQALHATQKIVRETSDELIISLYVIPSPELRMAIRSYGSEVEVIKPQWLRDEMIAGLEKSLQNYRKK